The Vibrio tritonius genomic sequence TTTAGAGGCACGGTCTTCTAAAGGAATCGCGAAATGATTGCCTCTTCTGCTTCTAAGCCGCAATTGACGTCGACCACGTTGTTGCGTGGTTACAGTGCATTGTCTCTCTTGGTCCTTCTCTCTATCGCCGTCGCGGTAATCTCTTTTCTTGTTGGGCGCTTTACGATTCCATTTTCACAGTTTTGGGCAGCATTGACTGGGCATGGTGTTGGGTCTTTGGTGTTACTTAAGGTGCGTTTGCCGAGAATAGCCGCTGGCATGGCAATTGGTGCGTCTTTGGCGGTTTCGGGCGCGACTTACCAAGGTATATTTCGTAACCCTATGGTTTCTCCTGCGATTTTGGGCGCAGCTTCAGGTGCTGGGCTTGGAGCCGCTTTTGCCATTTTGGGTTCGATGAATTTTGTCATGGTGCAATTTATGGCGTTTGTCTTTGGTGTGGTAGCCGTGCTCATTACCTATTTTGTTGGCAATGCGGTCAGCCGTAATAACGACTCTTTACTGAGCTTGGTTTTAACTGGGATCGTCATTTCTGCGCTCGCATCGGCCATCATTTCACTGATTAAATATTTGGGTGACCCTGAAGAGAAGCTACCGGAAATCACCTTTTGGCTCATGGGCAGTCTTTCCTCCGCTAATTCGACCAATATGACATGGATGATTGCACCTTTAATCGTTGGTCTGCTGCCGATCATCCTGTTGCGTTGGCAGTTAAATTTGCTGTCACTTGGCGATGAAGAGGCATCAGCACTCGGCGTGAACGTGAAACGTACACGAGTGGTATTGATTTTGGCCGCTACATTGCTCACTGCGGTGTCAGTTGCAGTGAGTGGCATTATTGGCTGGATCGGACTTTTGATCCCCCATTTAGCCCGTATGCTGGTGGGGCCGAATCATCGCGTTTTAATCCCTGCGAGCCTGTTTCTCGGTGGGTCTTACTTGATGATAGTTGACGATTTAGCCCGCTCTCTTCTGCCGATGGAGATACCGATAGGCATATTAACTTCGTTAATTGGTGCTCCGTTTTTCCTCTATCTGATGGCTCGACGCAAAGGTTTATAAAACATGAATCCCATGATGACTCTTGAAGTAAATCACCTTTGCTGCGGCTACGCAGATAAAGTGATCGCCAGTGATATTTCATTTTCAGTGCAAAGTGGTGAGGTGCTGTGCATTCTTGGCCCAAATGGCGTAGGGAAATCGACACTGTTTAAATCGATGCTCAATTTGATTCCTAGCCTTGGTGGAGAGATTTGTATCAATGCAGAGTCGATTCATAGTTGGTCGCGTAAACGCTTAGCCACTGTGCTCGGGTATGTTCCTCAGGCGAGCTCGACCCCTTTTCCTTTTTCTGTACGAGAGATGGTGGCGATGGGGCGCACTGCGCATTTGGGTGCGTTTTCGT encodes the following:
- a CDS encoding FecCD family ABC transporter permease, with amino-acid sequence MIASSASKPQLTSTTLLRGYSALSLLVLLSIAVAVISFLVGRFTIPFSQFWAALTGHGVGSLVLLKVRLPRIAAGMAIGASLAVSGATYQGIFRNPMVSPAILGAASGAGLGAAFAILGSMNFVMVQFMAFVFGVVAVLITYFVGNAVSRNNDSLLSLVLTGIVISALASAIISLIKYLGDPEEKLPEITFWLMGSLSSANSTNMTWMIAPLIVGLLPIILLRWQLNLLSLGDEEASALGVNVKRTRVVLILAATLLTAVSVAVSGIIGWIGLLIPHLARMLVGPNHRVLIPASLFLGGSYLMIVDDLARSLLPMEIPIGILTSLIGAPFFLYLMARRKGL